A DNA window from Theobroma cacao cultivar B97-61/B2 chromosome 5, Criollo_cocoa_genome_V2, whole genome shotgun sequence contains the following coding sequences:
- the LOC18598162 gene encoding fructose-bisphosphate aldolase cytoplasmic isozyme, translating into MSCFISKYAEELAKNAAYIGTPGKGILAADESTGTIGKRLSSINVENVEDNRRALRELLFTTPGALQYLSGVILFEETLYQKASSGKPFVEILKEGGVLPGIKVDKGTVELNGTNGETFTQGLDGLAQRCQKYYEAGARFAKWRAVLKIAVNEPTELAIQENANGLAMYAAICQQCGLVPIVEPEILVDGPHDIKKCAEVTERVLAACYKALNDHHVMLEGTLLKPNMVTPGSESPKVAPEVIAEYTVRALQRTVPAAVPAIVFLSGGQSEEEATLNLNAMNKLKTKKPWSLSFSFGRALQQSTLKAWAGKEENVKKAQAALLVRCKANSEATLGTYKGDAQLGEGAAESLHVKDYKY; encoded by the exons ATGTCTTGCTTCATTAGCAAATACGCCG AGGAGCTTGCTAAAAATGCTGCCTACATTGGCACCCCTGGAAAGGGTATCCTTGCTGCTGATGAATCTACCGGCACAATCGGCAAGCGTCTTTCAAGCATTAATGTAGAAAATGTTGAAGACAACAGGCGTGCTCTCCGTGAGCTCCTTTTCACCACTCCCGGTGCTCTTCAGTACCTCAGTGGTGTTATTCTCTTTGAGGAAACCCTCTACCAAAAAGCCTCTTCTG GCAAGCCTTTTGTTGAAATCTTGAAGGAAGGTGGAGTCCTTCCTGGCATCAAGGTCGACAAGGGTACCGTTGAGCTTAACGGAACCAATGGTGAGACATTCACCCAGGGTCTTGATGGCCTTGCCCAGCGTTGCCAGAAGTATTATGAAGCTGGTGCTCGCTTTGCTAAATGGCGTGCTGTGCTCAAGATTGCCGTTAACGAGCCAACTGAACTTGCTATCCAAGAAAATGCCAATGGTCTGGCCATGTATGCTGCCATCTGCCAGCAGTGTGGCCTCGTCCCCATTGTCGAACCTGAAATCCTTGTTGATGGGCCACATGATATTAAAAAGTGTGCTGAGGTGACAGAGCGTGTACTCGCCGCTTGCTACAAGGCTCTGAATGACCACCATGTCATGCTTGAGGGTACACTGTTGAAGCCTAACATGGTCACCCCTGGTTCTGAGTCCCCAAAAGTTGCTCCAGAGGTTATTGCCGAGTACACTGTCCGAGCCCTGCAGCGAACTGTCCCTGCTGCTGTCCCTGCTATTGTATTCTTGTCTGGTGGACAGAGTGAGGAGGAGGCTACCCTTAACTTGAATGCCATGAACAAGCTCAAGACCAAGAAGCCATGGTCACTCTCATTCTCATTTGGACGTGCCCTTCAACAGAGCACTCTCAAGGCTTGGGCTGGAAAGGAGGAGAATGTGAAGAAGGCACAAGCTGCTCTCCTTGTTAGGTGCAAGGCTAACTCCGAGGCCACTCTTGGTACCTACAAGGGTGATGCACAGCTTGGTGAGGGTGCCGCAGAGAGCCTCCATGTCAAGGACTACAAATACTAA
- the LOC108661916 gene encoding probable S-adenosylmethionine-dependent methyltransferase At5g37970 has protein sequence MTKSVVFNDIVSNDFNTLFKSLPSDRQYFVAGVPRRFQGRLFFKAFLRFVHSSYALLWLLNAPKELMDKNSHHFLAARAEELVDGGLMALVLDNISPSLQLPWKHNQSKGPENSLGRHWSVDL, from the exons ATGACGAAAAGT GTGGTTTTCAATGACATTGTCTCAAATGATTTCAACACCCTATTTAAATCTCTTCCATCAGACAGGCAATACTTTGTAGCTGGTGTACCACGTCGCTTCCAAGGTCGCTTGTTCTTCAAAGCTTTTCTTCGTTTTGTTCACTCATCTTATGCACTTCTGTGGCTCCTTAACGCACCAAAGGAATTGATGGATAAGAACTCTCAT CACTTTCTGGCTGCCAGGGCAGAAGAGCTGGTTGACGGTGGACTCATGGCTCTTGTCTTA GATAACATATCTCCATCCCTTCAACTTCCCTGGAAGCACAACCAAAGCAAAGGCCCTGAGAACTCACTGGGAAGACATTGGAGCGTCGACTTGTAA
- the LOC18598163 gene encoding trihelix transcription factor PTL: MEMEDHHHHQYAMADLRQLMNGRPTHFQGIPQAPELFSSGHRNLPPPQPHHHQHHPHTFEMMQMVGRQVGHELMPRGLHHDFPADSTANNATPTAAAVAVTSASTPSASCGFDGEATAFGGDGGTGRWPRQETLTLLEIRSRLDPKFKEANQKGPLWDEVSRIMSEEHGYQRSGKKCREKFENLYKYYKKTKEGKAGRQDGKHYRFFRQLEALYGETSNSVSGPETQLIGNNFRFHGTPNSNTQANQDVYHSQKLCDSLSLSNSSDFDTSSSDDNDLSTAGPMENDSSEKRKKKRGSRSWKAKIKEFIDSQMRKLMERQEAWLEKLTKTLEQKEQERVLREEEWRKEEAARIDREHKFWAKERAWIEARDAALMEALQNLTGKQLKVTSPEELMATEMQNHSENQNENGSETINNTVKADGWQESEISRLIQLRTSMESRFHQGACSEEILWEEIAAKMACLGFDRSALMCKEKWNSISAYLMKTKESNKKRKENSRGCGYYQNNEALYSQGRAYCEINEQGSETVRLQANDGSSPSNSNVGNAVNDSCFRFLMADGENLWENYGLKLSKGENQ; this comes from the exons ATGGAAATGGAGGatcatcatcaccatcaaTACGCTATGGCTGATCTTAGGCAACTTATGAATGGAAGGCCTACCCATTTCCAAGGAATCCCACAGGCTCCCGAGTTATTCTCCTCCGGCCACCGGAATCTGCCGCCACCGCAACCTCATCATCACCAACACCACCCTCACACCTTTGAGATGATGCAAATGGTTGGCAGACAAGTTGGTCACGAGTTGATGCCTCGTGGTCTTCATCACGACTTCCCTGCTGATTCTACTGCTAATAATGCTACTCCCACGGCTGCTGCAGTTGCGGTCACTAGTGCTTCTACTCCTAGTGCCAGTTGCGGATTTGATGGTGAAGCTACTGCTTTTGGAGGTGATGGAGGAACTGGGAGATGGCCGAGACAAGAGACTTTAACGCTTCTAGAGATCAGATCTCGTCTTGATCCCAAGTTCAAAGAAGCTAATCAAAAGGGTCCTTTGTGGGATGAAGTATCCAG GATCATGTCTGAGGAACATGGGTACCAAAGGAGTGGGAAAAAATGCAGGgagaaatttgaaaacttGTACAAGTATTACAAGAAGACTAAGGAAGGGAAGGCCGGGAGACAGGATGGTAAGCACTATAGATTCTTTCGCCAACTTGAGGCGCTATATGGAGAGACCAGCAATTCAGTTTCAGGCCCAGAAACTCAACTAATTGGGAACAATTTTCGGTTTCATGGTACTCCCAACAGCAATACTCAAGCAAATCAAGATGTCTATCACTCTCAAAAGCTCTGTGATAGTCTTAGCCTCTCTAATTCCTCCGATTTCGACACTTCTTCCTCGGATGACAATGATTTAAGCACTGCAGGGCCAATGGAGAATGACTCGTCAGAGAAgcggaaaaagaaaaggggtaGTAGGAGCTGGAAGGCAAAGATAAAAGAGTTCATCGACTCTCAAATGAGGAAGCTAATGGAAAGGCAAGAGGCGTGGCTAGAGAAATTGACAAAGACTCTTGAGCAAAAGGAGCAAGAGAGGGTTTTAAGGGAGGAAGAATGGAGGAAAGAAGAAGCAGCCAGGATAGATAGAGAGCACAAGTTTTGGGCTAAAGAGAGAGCTTGGATTGAAGCTCGTGATGCTGCTTTAATGGAGGCCTTGCAGAACCTGACAGGAAAACAATTGAAGGTCACATCACCTGAGGAGCTAATGGCAACTGAAATGCAAAACCACAGTGAAAACCAGAATGAGAATGGAAGTGAAACTATAAACAACACTGTAAAGGCAGATGGCTGGCAAGAATCAGAGATTTCTAGGCTAATACAGCTGAGAACCAGCATGGAATCGAGGTTCCATCAAGGAGCGTGTTCAGAAGAGATTTTGTGGGAGGAAATAGCTGCTAAGATGGCTTGTTTAGGCTTTGATAGGAGTGCTTTAATGtgcaaagaaaaatggaatagcATTAGTGCTTACCTAATGAAGACCAAGGAGAGTAACAAAAAACGCAAGGAGAACTCGAGAGGCTGTGGTTATTATCAGAACAATGAGGCCCTCTACAGTCAAGGAAGAGCATATTGTGAAATTAATGAGCAAGGATCTGAGACAGTGAGACTCCAAGCAAATGACGGCTCTTCCCCTTCTAACTCTAACGTTGGCAATGCTGTAAATGATAGTTGCTTTCGCTTCTTGATGGCTGATGGAGAGAACCTGTGGGAGAACTATGGTTTAAAGCTCAGCAAAGGAGAAAACCagtaa
- the LOC108661917 gene encoding uncharacterized protein LOC108661917 → MTIEVPKPFPYKDDKAVPWNYNYNRTLLYTRGIREFQEGEGKRKRAKFKKKKVQSQESTDGSKGLVTEKEAAEFLKFIKHSEYNVVEQLNRLLACISLLSLLLNSEPHRNSLMRILNQAYVDHNISVENLDYIIGNILVGNIISFNDEEIPSGGKGNYKALHITTKCKGCTVVKVLLDNGLSLNVMPMRTLARLPIDMSYMRKSQMIVRAFDRTRREVVGDIEIPIKIDSCTFSTEFQVMDIVLSYNYLLGRPWIYLARAIPSSLHQKFKFIVDGKIVCVNREEDLLISKLADTPYVKAKEEVPECFFRSFEFVNTTYIEERTTPPILRLSKTTKMAVSQIVRKGYKARVGLGRELQGIKRPIRATKNEERFGLGYKPTKKEREEMIAEKKKGKVGSL, encoded by the exons ATGACCATCGAGGTCCCTAAACCTTTCCCCTACAAAGATGACAAAGCTGTCCCATGGAACTACAATTACAAT CGGACGTTGCTATACACCAGAGGCATTAGAGAATTTCAGGAAggagaagggaaaagaaaaagggcaaaattcaagaaaaaaaaagtgcaaTCTCAAGAATCGACAGATGGCTCAAAGGGGTTGGTGACGGAAAAAGAAGCTGCCGAGTTCCTCAAGTTCATTAAACATAGTGAGTACAATGTGGTCGAGCAATTGAACAGGTTGCTTGCTTGTATCTCACTGTTATCATTGCTCCTCAACTCAGAACCACATAGGAATTCTTTGATGAGGATTCTGAACCAAGCATATGTGGATCACAACATTTCAGTTGAAAATTTAGACTACATCATTGGGAACATTTTAGTGGGTAACATAATATCctttaatgatgaagaaatCCCTTCTGGAGGTAAGGGAAATTACAAAGCCTTGCATATCACTACCAAGTGTAAAGGTTGTACCGTCGTAAAAGTGCTGCTTGATAACGGATTATCCTTGAATGTGATGCCCATGAGGACCTTGGCCCGCTTACCCATTGACATGTCTTACATGAGAAAAAGCCAGATGATTGTGAGAGCCTTTGATAGGACGAGGAGAGAAGTAGTAGGGGACATTGAGATACCGATAAAAATCGACTCGTGTACCTTTTCCACTGAATTTCAAGTTATGGATATTGTTCTTTCATACAATTATTTGTTGGGAAGACCTTGGATCTACTTGGCTAGGGCCATACCTTCATCGCTTCACCAAAAATTCAAGTTCATCGTGGATGGGAAGATTGTATGTGTTAACAGGGAAGAGGACTTACTCATAAGCAAGCTAGCGGATACTCCTTACGTGAAAGCGAAGGAAGAAGTGCCTGAATGTTTCTTTCGATCCTTCGAGTTTGTTAACACCAcatatattgaagaaagaacCACACCACCCATTCTGAGGCTTTCCAAAACCACCAAGATGGCTGTCAGTCAGATAGTAAGGAAAGGATACAAAGCAAGGGTAGGATTGGGAAGAGAATTACAAGGCATTAAAAGGCCAATACGTGCtaccaaaaatgaagaaaggtttGGCCTGGGATATAAGCCGActaagaaggaaagagaagaaatgatagccgaaaaaaaaaagggaaaggtTGGCTCACTTTAA